In a genomic window of Streptomyces koelreuteriae:
- a CDS encoding DUF4255 domain-containing protein, translating to MSNALALAHVTQALALLIEANLPPDIDIAVKVEPRKPPADPPLEPTITVFLYQVTPNTSQRNHDLPTRASDGTLVRRPAAALDLHYLISAYGEEAELVGQRLIGSVVRTLHEIPVLPRDIIELAGQRPHLNGSDLAEAVQRVRFTPTAMDVDETSKLWGMLHQTPYTLSVVYQAVLVLIDGRETPVPAKPVERPEVRVLPLGAAGAPAPGVTSQEAVAVEADEPVGPSGKAAEPADEPTQAVAGAVARAETKPPAKSARGRKPAQPARTAKKPAARPAKSARSQPPAKNADGSEDTEN from the coding sequence ATGAGCAACGCACTTGCCCTCGCCCACGTCACCCAGGCCCTCGCCCTGCTGATCGAGGCCAACCTGCCGCCGGACATCGACATCGCGGTGAAGGTCGAGCCGCGCAAGCCGCCGGCCGACCCGCCCCTCGAACCGACCATCACCGTGTTCCTGTACCAGGTCACGCCCAACACCTCGCAGCGCAACCACGACCTGCCGACCCGGGCGTCCGACGGGACCCTGGTCCGGCGTCCGGCCGCCGCGCTCGACCTGCACTACCTGATCAGCGCGTACGGCGAGGAGGCGGAACTGGTCGGGCAGCGCCTGATCGGCTCGGTGGTGCGCACGCTGCACGAGATACCCGTACTGCCCAGGGACATCATCGAACTCGCCGGTCAGCGACCGCACTTGAACGGGAGCGACCTGGCCGAGGCGGTGCAGCGGGTGCGGTTCACGCCGACGGCGATGGACGTCGACGAGACGTCCAAGCTGTGGGGGATGCTCCACCAGACGCCGTACACGCTGTCCGTCGTCTACCAGGCGGTCCTCGTCCTCATCGACGGGCGTGAGACGCCGGTGCCGGCGAAGCCGGTGGAGCGGCCGGAGGTGCGGGTGCTGCCGCTCGGGGCGGCGGGGGCTCCGGCTCCGGGTGTGACGTCCCAGGAGGCGGTGGCGGTGGAGGCGGATGAGCCGGTCGGGCCCTCGGGGAAGGCCGCGGAACCCGCCGACGAGCCGACGCAGGCCGTGGCGGGGGCCGTGGCGAGGGCCGAGACGAAGCCGCCCGCCAAGTCGGCCCGGGGCCGCAAGCCGGCCCAACCGGCCAGGACGGCGAAGAAGCCGGCCGCCAGGCCCGCGAAGTCCGCACGGTCACAGCCGCCGGCCAAGAACGCCGACGGCAGTGAGGACACGGAGAACTGA
- a CDS encoding ATP-binding protein: MGTRATAAVAAATGDGTTLTAEIRRVLARVDAHALRGADGTAEGREARAPLPEPAEGPGTAPLDALVACFELTAFERDLVLLTAAQELEPTTGARCAAASGDPERAYPTFSLALAALDEPHWSALPPVSPLRRWQIVEPDDASRLTTSRLRLDERILHFLLGSPYLDARLHGRLRRTPVPDRLPPSYDLAASRVAAGWTDGARPDAPLLVELVGGDLRSRADIAAAAAARAGLGLYALSAEDIPVDPAERDRFARLWQREAILLPAALLLEFGEPDREQQAATEAFLAGAAVPVVVSSTDPRRTDRPHGTRVGVPHLDDEEQLALWTDAFSDVADLERTELRSLIAQFQLPPHVVRSAAATVRRELPYEDELDAAGLAWRAGMDEARVGMDELGRRIEPQAGWRDLVLHERQTGVLREIVAHVRQRAMVHQEWGFAATLRRGLGVTALFAGGSGTGKTLAAEVMARELGLDLFVIDLSQVVSKYIGETEKNLRRVFDAAERGGALLLFDEADALFGKRSEVKDSHDRYANLEVSYLLMRMEAYRGLAILTTNMKKALDNAFLRRIRFVVDFPFPAEHERAEIWRRVLPPQAPVKDIDPRLLAQLTVAGGSIRNIALSGAFLAAEEGEPLQMRHMLAGARTEYLKLERSLTPTEVRGWV, encoded by the coding sequence ATGGGAACGCGGGCAACGGCCGCGGTCGCCGCCGCGACGGGCGACGGCACGACACTGACGGCGGAGATCCGGCGTGTCCTGGCCCGAGTCGACGCCCATGCCCTGCGCGGCGCGGACGGGACGGCCGAGGGGCGGGAGGCCCGGGCACCCCTGCCCGAGCCCGCCGAGGGCCCCGGCACCGCCCCCCTCGACGCCCTGGTCGCCTGCTTCGAGCTCACCGCGTTCGAGCGGGACCTCGTCCTCCTCACGGCCGCGCAGGAGCTGGAGCCCACCACCGGCGCCCGGTGCGCCGCCGCGAGTGGTGATCCCGAGCGGGCGTACCCGACCTTCTCGCTCGCCCTCGCCGCCCTCGACGAACCGCACTGGAGCGCGCTGCCGCCCGTGTCGCCGCTGCGCCGCTGGCAGATCGTGGAGCCGGACGACGCCTCGCGCCTGACGACCTCCCGGCTCCGGCTCGACGAACGCATCCTGCACTTCCTGCTCGGCTCGCCCTACCTGGACGCCCGGCTGCACGGCCGGCTGCGCCGCACCCCGGTGCCCGACCGGCTGCCCCCGTCGTACGACCTCGCCGCGAGCCGGGTCGCGGCCGGCTGGACGGACGGCGCCCGGCCCGACGCGCCGCTGCTCGTCGAACTGGTCGGCGGCGACCTGCGCAGCCGCGCCGACATCGCCGCCGCGGCCGCCGCGCGCGCCGGGCTCGGGCTGTACGCGCTGAGCGCGGAGGACATCCCCGTCGACCCCGCCGAGCGCGACCGGTTCGCCCGGCTGTGGCAGCGCGAGGCGATCCTGCTGCCCGCCGCGCTGCTCCTGGAGTTCGGCGAGCCGGACCGGGAGCAGCAGGCGGCCACGGAGGCGTTCCTGGCCGGGGCCGCCGTGCCGGTCGTCGTGTCGAGCACCGACCCGCGCCGCACGGACCGCCCGCACGGCACCCGGGTCGGCGTGCCGCACCTCGACGACGAGGAACAACTCGCCCTGTGGACGGACGCGTTCAGCGACGTCGCCGACCTGGAGAGGACCGAACTGCGGTCCCTGATCGCCCAGTTCCAGCTTCCGCCGCACGTCGTACGGTCCGCCGCCGCCACCGTACGCCGTGAACTGCCCTACGAGGACGAGCTCGACGCCGCCGGTCTGGCCTGGCGCGCCGGTATGGACGAGGCCCGGGTCGGCATGGACGAACTCGGCCGCCGTATCGAACCGCAGGCCGGCTGGAGAGACCTCGTGCTGCACGAGCGGCAGACCGGCGTGCTGCGGGAGATCGTCGCCCATGTGCGGCAGCGTGCCATGGTCCACCAGGAGTGGGGTTTCGCGGCGACCCTGCGCCGGGGCCTGGGTGTCACCGCGCTCTTCGCGGGCGGCTCCGGGACGGGCAAGACCCTGGCCGCCGAGGTGATGGCGAGGGAACTCGGCCTCGACCTGTTCGTCATCGACCTCTCGCAGGTCGTCAGCAAGTACATCGGCGAGACCGAGAAGAACCTCCGCCGCGTCTTCGACGCCGCCGAACGCGGCGGCGCGCTCCTGCTCTTCGACGAGGCCGACGCCCTGTTCGGCAAGCGCAGCGAGGTCAAGGACAGCCACGACCGGTACGCCAACCTCGAGGTCAGCTATCTGCTGATGCGGATGGAGGCCTACCGCGGCCTCGCCATCCTCACCACCAACATGAAGAAGGCCCTGGACAACGCCTTCCTGCGGCGTATCCGCTTCGTCGTCGACTTCCCCTTCCCCGCCGAGCACGAACGCGCCGAGATCTGGCGCCGCGTGCTGCCGCCGCAGGCGCCGGTGAAGGACATCGACCCGCGGCTGCTCGCGCAGCTGACCGTGGCGGGCGGCTCGATCCGCAACATCGCCCTGTCCGGCGCGTTCCTCGCCGCGGAGGAGGGCGAGCCGCTCCAGATGCGGCACATGCTCGCCGGGGCCCGCACCGAATACCTCAAGCTGGAACGCTCCTTGACGCCGACGGAGGTCCGCGGATGGGTGTGA
- a CDS encoding eCIS core domain-containing protein, translating into MSNSPTQDSRSEQSAEQRRRKRKERAARSRAPEPKDIVSGAGQPLDPGVRRDLEERLGHDLGRVRLHTGRDAGQLADLLGADAVAVGQDIFFGEGAYRPGTDEGRRLLAHELLHTVQNPHGLGTLRAGRDLGAVSLPQQAIEREAESAAQDLVRDPEQGPDTAPDLDQAQATPGWLRYATVDADRRRTEQLDPATLVDRIANGLLRSLRGDPEDRSGRVRIQLARMAPEVQDSVLDRLELRLPVPVVDRLLEGVEETERSGPLPMDAATAPEAVPGAGDEVEEERQAREDSEADPAPEQDVRPNEPGKPGKPGGQPEDGREEDAEKGDGGSASEDADRENAQGGAGAAGRQQEGSEDEQERTQEQQEEKDASGRDAEKDAADERKDASDTERDQQDQDKQDERDAEQDEGGPEDEAAQEPEKQAGEQERREDEGTSEATRRQAPAPGTVDRSGAEPGEKSRTGGDTAAARAVGDPENEQDGDDEPLGLDAEPAQDDTDREAGDDTAGAAGAQPVPDADLVGYTDAAKNPNLVEERRKGTAPLPSLSSASAAPAPDAAPQEATPGTTSQDTAARSEDDEGSGSFEDLLSGTADARQPDASGAGGALGTASPAAASTADTAGTDRDRKQSDQRKEDAEAARRDEEARASDAAATGAAAGPGETAAPDQLAKSGEDARTQGAAAPSGTGAEKDGAGEAAQSARKPEAGAPDRSGGKEADSGADKGKDKQADKAEERTPTGGRDTAGDQGTTAPAPDTSPGGQETSEGTGPATTPGPAGGPDKVSTPGPASAPKLAPGNGPSPMAAGPQPKTNTSKAAESAATSAGSSGGSTGSRSRPTGSKRQAARKAAKTASRRGGGGSGGGGRKSPAPAPVRSGGRPTASGGSKASAKAKKETPPPDVSNATPESGLSTAAGLKPHQALETLKGVGSAVGRSVDKERTSLRKAPPKMQRPSGSPRTVPGGPRAAAPGTYTNAKVARTDAAQGKTPEIKGEQKPEGDVPGANVPEPSWWDIAVTIGAQLFGKLLKEILPLDDLIDSILGLPTQDEGLKNARVGDAPRLPLENDSDPQRTDDQGRKLDERKNELHQSGRDDAARPMGEDQIYPDVPKETLTGKVAGGKKSAKGGGGRSVSGGGVPIESASAVAEHDRGPQIQAGFSRGRDKMGQERQAKDKKAADDRKQHDQDLQKEVTASGKKQSDARDKGRSDIADSRDRWRGEQDVKVSEIDGKKGKKYDKVRDDIKKKEEDTDKDVDKRTEDDNKKIDDEQTNAEKEAEKKQEDGKDDADNWLEEAIEKLKEFFEKLKNAIKSVFEKARQVVTDLIDKFKQQVFKLIDDARNWVIDQINTFADALIALGDELLADYPAMRDKWRNTIDGARDWAVQKVNEFADALKEVAGKLLDGLCGALLAGLDALEGGLLAAVDIAETVTVGALEFGAAAVAALGEWAAIFNDIVSDPGDWIGKAGAAAETGAKEHLFEEIKTAVRAWFNQKVQEIIGIPMEDFQELVSGGVTVEQMAQMAWDEALPQLPVIIGVMVVEKVVAKLIPGAGWVMAIIDALQTAWGALSEILAAFGLFMDFLKSVMSGNGALPFAKAVAAGVVALLELVYEFLIEGVGRFMGKVAERLGDMLKNLRTKKHKPGPSDAPSSPDAPTKPKDDRTPSPDRPADRTDDTPTRPSPPRKPSPAQTSRPPSKPRPGKRPTPEKKRRPAHTTRPKKRRDDDERRDEGREVNTARKRIRDADRRLKDDARDNRRATPTRRGPARDTVRPDRRRDANDRDRDRDPKDPRASDRRTDDRRRDDDRRNDRRRDDGRRRDDDQRRDTDKRRDTDKRRDTDKRRDTDKDRPRRRPLRRARQTVKSAVNRARRAGRKLYGKARRTVGSRLNDRLRKLRDQWRRRNDRSKDRTEDRTNRDRDRRNRDDRKPEDTTWEQTMPRVYFRNLDGESHTLMFRGRGPASQMVVRSQTDPVTDYLDEWQWEADQLAAYPDRHTRQVEAIRSARAQHVRAEQVKRRLPPRGTTTRTGELEYRALRGALNRLARLLELREIDPSRPPLLPMVLPPYTDGVRGHGFQATGINKTIKSHKGEKPLGNPKIPLGWDLVPANLRKDTAWVRMHLFTEKFGGKATGSNLVPAPGTPVNSRFAYRIELPAYKAIAKDPSIAMIWFNYDVGFYSGADEYFPKKISMAWGKYAPAGNTWRKQPAEGAYTRDNIQRPNALDSRFDINGKGPDSIRTKFGVSRAFAQALRDQSPYRDIYQLIVRMKAYKTRLNATSPGKLRNFDSELKAVVAKKNDIRFT; encoded by the coding sequence ATGAGCAACTCCCCGACCCAGGACAGCCGTTCCGAGCAGTCAGCCGAGCAGCGCCGCCGCAAGCGCAAGGAGCGCGCGGCCAGGTCCCGCGCCCCCGAGCCGAAGGACATCGTCAGCGGCGCCGGTCAGCCGCTCGACCCCGGCGTACGACGGGACCTGGAGGAGCGCCTCGGGCACGACCTCGGTCGCGTACGCCTGCACACCGGCCGGGACGCCGGGCAGCTCGCGGACCTGCTCGGCGCGGACGCGGTCGCCGTCGGCCAGGACATCTTCTTCGGCGAGGGTGCGTACCGGCCGGGCACGGACGAGGGCCGCCGTCTGCTCGCCCACGAACTCCTGCACACCGTCCAGAACCCGCACGGCCTCGGCACCCTGCGCGCCGGCCGCGACCTGGGCGCGGTGAGCCTGCCCCAGCAGGCCATCGAACGGGAGGCCGAGTCGGCGGCACAGGACCTGGTACGGGACCCGGAACAAGGCCCGGACACAGCCCCCGACCTCGACCAGGCGCAGGCCACCCCCGGCTGGCTCCGCTACGCGACCGTCGACGCCGACCGCCGCCGCACGGAGCAGCTCGACCCCGCGACCCTCGTCGACCGCATCGCCAACGGCCTCCTGCGTTCGCTGCGCGGCGACCCGGAGGACCGGTCGGGCCGCGTCCGGATCCAGCTGGCCCGGATGGCGCCCGAGGTGCAGGACAGCGTCCTGGACCGGCTGGAACTGCGGCTGCCGGTGCCCGTCGTCGACCGGCTGCTGGAGGGCGTGGAGGAGACGGAACGGTCAGGGCCGCTGCCGATGGACGCGGCGACGGCTCCGGAGGCTGTCCCCGGTGCGGGGGATGAGGTCGAGGAGGAGCGGCAGGCTCGCGAGGACTCCGAGGCCGATCCCGCCCCCGAGCAGGACGTACGGCCGAACGAACCCGGCAAGCCCGGCAAGCCCGGTGGGCAACCGGAGGACGGCCGGGAAGAGGATGCCGAGAAGGGGGACGGAGGATCCGCCTCCGAAGACGCCGACCGGGAGAACGCCCAGGGCGGCGCGGGCGCGGCCGGGCGGCAGCAGGAGGGCTCCGAGGACGAGCAGGAGCGCACGCAGGAACAGCAGGAGGAGAAGGACGCCTCCGGCCGGGACGCCGAGAAGGACGCCGCCGACGAACGCAAGGACGCCTCGGACACCGAACGCGACCAGCAGGACCAGGACAAGCAGGACGAGCGCGACGCCGAGCAGGACGAGGGCGGACCCGAGGACGAGGCCGCCCAGGAGCCCGAGAAGCAGGCCGGCGAGCAGGAGCGGCGCGAGGACGAGGGCACGTCCGAGGCGACCCGCCGCCAGGCCCCCGCCCCGGGCACCGTCGACCGCAGCGGCGCCGAGCCCGGCGAGAAGTCCCGGACCGGCGGGGACACCGCAGCGGCCCGTGCGGTGGGCGACCCCGAGAACGAACAGGACGGCGACGACGAGCCGTTGGGCCTGGACGCGGAACCCGCGCAGGACGACACGGATCGGGAGGCGGGCGACGACACGGCCGGGGCGGCCGGCGCACAGCCCGTGCCCGATGCCGACCTCGTCGGATACACGGACGCGGCGAAGAACCCGAACCTCGTCGAGGAGCGGCGGAAGGGCACGGCCCCGCTGCCCAGCCTCTCGTCCGCCTCCGCAGCCCCGGCGCCGGACGCGGCACCCCAGGAGGCCACGCCCGGCACCACCTCCCAGGACACCGCGGCGCGCTCCGAGGACGACGAAGGCAGCGGGTCCTTCGAGGACCTCCTGAGCGGTACGGCTGACGCGCGGCAGCCCGATGCGTCCGGAGCCGGCGGCGCCCTCGGTACGGCGTCTCCCGCTGCGGCCTCGACGGCCGACACCGCCGGGACGGACCGGGACCGGAAGCAGTCGGACCAACGCAAGGAGGACGCCGAGGCCGCACGGCGTGACGAGGAGGCCAGGGCCTCGGACGCCGCGGCGACCGGTGCGGCTGCTGGGCCCGGTGAGACCGCCGCGCCCGACCAGTTGGCCAAGTCGGGCGAGGACGCTCGTACACAGGGTGCCGCCGCACCGTCGGGTACCGGGGCGGAGAAGGACGGCGCGGGCGAGGCCGCCCAGAGCGCCCGGAAGCCGGAAGCCGGTGCCCCGGACCGCAGTGGCGGGAAGGAGGCGGACTCCGGAGCGGACAAGGGCAAGGACAAGCAGGCCGACAAGGCCGAGGAGCGCACGCCGACCGGCGGACGCGACACCGCCGGGGACCAGGGGACCACGGCCCCCGCACCCGACACGTCCCCCGGTGGGCAGGAGACCTCCGAAGGCACGGGTCCGGCCACCACACCCGGCCCGGCCGGCGGCCCGGACAAGGTCTCCACACCGGGACCCGCGAGTGCGCCGAAACTGGCGCCGGGCAACGGCCCGTCGCCCATGGCCGCGGGGCCGCAGCCCAAGACCAATACCTCCAAGGCCGCGGAGTCCGCGGCCACCTCCGCCGGATCGTCCGGCGGCTCCACGGGCTCGCGCTCCCGCCCGACGGGCAGCAAGCGCCAGGCGGCACGAAAGGCCGCGAAGACCGCGTCCCGCCGGGGCGGCGGTGGAAGCGGAGGCGGCGGTCGCAAGTCCCCGGCCCCCGCGCCCGTCCGCTCCGGCGGCCGCCCCACCGCATCCGGCGGGTCCAAGGCCAGCGCCAAGGCCAAGAAGGAGACCCCGCCCCCGGACGTCTCCAACGCGACCCCCGAGTCCGGTCTGTCGACGGCCGCGGGGCTCAAGCCGCACCAGGCCCTGGAGACGCTCAAGGGCGTCGGCAGTGCCGTCGGCCGCTCGGTGGACAAGGAACGCACCTCCCTGCGCAAGGCGCCGCCGAAGATGCAGCGCCCCTCCGGCTCCCCGCGCACGGTCCCCGGCGGCCCCCGTGCGGCGGCCCCGGGCACGTACACGAACGCCAAGGTCGCGCGTACGGACGCGGCGCAGGGCAAGACGCCCGAGATCAAGGGCGAGCAGAAGCCGGAAGGCGACGTCCCGGGCGCGAACGTGCCGGAGCCGAGCTGGTGGGACATCGCCGTCACCATCGGAGCCCAGCTCTTCGGCAAGCTGCTGAAGGAGATCCTCCCGCTCGACGACCTGATCGACTCCATCCTCGGGCTGCCGACCCAGGACGAGGGGCTGAAGAACGCCCGCGTGGGCGACGCCCCGAGGCTTCCGCTGGAGAACGACTCGGACCCGCAGCGCACCGACGACCAGGGCCGAAAGCTCGACGAGCGGAAGAACGAACTGCACCAGTCGGGACGTGACGACGCGGCCCGCCCGATGGGCGAGGACCAGATCTATCCCGATGTGCCCAAGGAGACCCTGACCGGCAAGGTGGCCGGTGGGAAGAAGTCCGCGAAGGGCGGCGGCGGGCGGTCGGTGTCCGGCGGCGGTGTGCCGATCGAGTCCGCCTCCGCGGTCGCCGAGCACGACCGGGGCCCGCAGATCCAGGCGGGCTTCTCCCGGGGCCGGGACAAGATGGGCCAGGAGCGGCAGGCCAAGGACAAGAAGGCGGCGGACGACCGCAAGCAGCACGACCAGGACCTCCAGAAGGAGGTCACGGCCAGCGGCAAGAAGCAGTCCGACGCCCGCGACAAGGGCCGTTCCGACATCGCCGACTCCCGGGACCGGTGGCGCGGGGAGCAGGACGTCAAGGTCTCGGAGATCGACGGCAAGAAGGGCAAGAAGTACGACAAGGTCCGCGACGACATCAAGAAGAAGGAGGAGGACACCGACAAGGACGTCGACAAGCGGACCGAGGACGACAACAAGAAGATCGACGACGAGCAGACCAACGCCGAGAAGGAGGCGGAGAAGAAGCAGGAGGACGGCAAGGACGACGCCGACAACTGGCTCGAAGAGGCCATCGAGAAGCTCAAGGAGTTCTTCGAGAAGCTCAAGAACGCCATCAAGAGCGTCTTCGAGAAGGCCCGTCAGGTCGTCACCGACCTCATCGACAAGTTCAAGCAGCAGGTCTTCAAGCTCATCGACGACGCCCGCAACTGGGTCATCGACCAGATCAACACCTTCGCCGACGCGCTGATCGCCCTCGGCGACGAGCTCCTCGCCGACTACCCGGCGATGCGCGACAAGTGGCGCAACACCATCGACGGCGCGCGCGACTGGGCGGTACAGAAGGTCAACGAGTTCGCCGACGCGCTCAAGGAGGTCGCCGGGAAGCTCCTCGACGGCCTGTGCGGCGCGCTCCTGGCCGGCCTCGACGCGCTGGAGGGCGGCCTGCTGGCCGCGGTCGACATCGCCGAGACGGTCACCGTCGGCGCGCTGGAGTTCGGTGCCGCCGCGGTCGCCGCGCTCGGTGAGTGGGCGGCCATCTTCAACGACATCGTCTCCGACCCGGGCGACTGGATCGGCAAGGCCGGTGCCGCCGCGGAGACGGGCGCCAAGGAACACCTCTTCGAGGAGATCAAGACCGCGGTCAGGGCCTGGTTCAACCAGAAGGTCCAGGAGATCATCGGCATCCCGATGGAGGACTTCCAGGAGCTGGTCTCCGGCGGCGTCACCGTCGAGCAGATGGCGCAGATGGCCTGGGACGAGGCCCTTCCCCAACTCCCCGTCATCATCGGCGTGATGGTCGTCGAGAAGGTCGTCGCCAAGCTCATCCCCGGCGCCGGCTGGGTCATGGCGATCATCGACGCCCTGCAGACCGCCTGGGGGGCGCTCAGCGAGATCCTCGCCGCGTTCGGCCTGTTCATGGACTTCCTGAAGTCGGTCATGAGCGGCAACGGCGCGCTGCCCTTCGCCAAGGCGGTCGCGGCGGGGGTCGTGGCGCTGCTGGAGCTGGTCTACGAGTTCCTCATCGAGGGCGTCGGCCGCTTCATGGGCAAGGTGGCCGAGCGGCTGGGCGACATGCTCAAGAACCTCCGCACGAAGAAGCACAAGCCGGGCCCCTCCGACGCCCCGTCCTCACCGGACGCCCCCACCAAGCCCAAGGACGACCGCACCCCGTCCCCGGACCGCCCCGCCGACCGCACGGACGACACCCCCACCCGCCCCTCGCCCCCACGCAAGCCGTCCCCGGCCCAGACCTCCCGCCCCCCGTCAAAGCCCCGCCCCGGCAAACGCCCCACCCCCGAAAAGAAGCGACGCCCGGCCCACACCACCCGCCCCAAGAAGCGCCGCGACGACGACGAACGCCGCGACGAGGGCCGCGAGGTGAACACGGCCCGCAAGCGCATACGCGACGCGGACCGCCGCCTGAAGGACGACGCCAGGGACAACCGCCGCGCCACCCCGACCCGCCGGGGGCCGGCCCGCGACACCGTGCGCCCCGACCGCCGCCGCGACGCGAACGACCGCGACCGTGACCGCGACCCCAAGGACCCGCGTGCGAGCGACCGTCGCACCGACGACCGGAGACGGGACGACGACCGCAGGAACGACCGGCGACGGGACGACGGCCGCCGCCGTGACGACGACCAGCGCCGCGACACCGACAAGCGTCGTGACACCGACAAGCGTCGTGACACCGACAAGCGTCGTGACACCGACAAGGACCGCCCTCGCCGTCGCCCGCTCCGCCGTGCCCGCCAGACCGTCAAGTCGGCGGTCAACAGGGCCCGCCGGGCAGGCCGCAAGCTCTACGGCAAGGCCCGCCGCACCGTCGGCAGCCGCCTGAACGACCGGCTCCGGAAGCTGCGGGACCAGTGGCGGCGCCGGAACGACCGGTCCAAGGACCGCACCGAGGACCGCACCAACCGTGACCGCGATCGCCGGAATCGCGACGACCGCAAGCCGGAGGACACGACCTGGGAGCAGACCATGCCCAGGGTGTACTTCCGCAACCTCGACGGAGAGTCGCACACCCTGATGTTCCGGGGGCGGGGACCGGCCTCCCAGATGGTGGTGCGGAGCCAGACGGACCCCGTCACCGACTACCTCGACGAATGGCAGTGGGAGGCTGATCAGCTCGCGGCATACCCCGACCGCCATACTCGCCAGGTGGAGGCCATCCGCTCCGCTCGTGCCCAGCACGTCAGGGCCGAACAGGTCAAGCGGAGGCTGCCGCCCCGAGGCACCACGACCCGCACCGGGGAGCTCGAGTACCGGGCGCTGCGGGGTGCGTTGAACAGGCTCGCCCGTTTGCTGGAACTGCGTGAGATCGACCCGAGCAGGCCGCCGCTCCTCCCCATGGTCCTGCCGCCGTACACCGACGGTGTGCGCGGCCATGGATTCCAGGCCACCGGCATCAACAAGACCATCAAGAGCCACAAGGGCGAGAAGCCGCTCGGCAATCCCAAGATCCCGCTCGGCTGGGACCTGGTGCCCGCGAATCTCAGGAAAGACACGGCCTGGGTGCGTATGCACCTCTTCACCGAGAAATTCGGAGGGAAGGCCACCGGCTCGAACCTCGTCCCCGCTCCTGGTACGCCGGTGAACAGCAGATTCGCCTACCGAATCGAGTTGCCCGCCTACAAAGCGATCGCCAAGGACCCCAGCATCGCGATGATTTGGTTCAACTACGACGTCGGTTTCTACAGCGGCGCGGACGAGTACTTCCCCAAGAAGATCTCCATGGCCTGGGGTAAGTACGCGCCCGCAGGCAACACCTGGCGTAAACAGCCGGCCGAGGGCGCCTACACGCGCGACAACATTCAGCGTCCGAACGCCCTTGATTCCAGGTTCGACATCAATGGAAAGGGTCCCGACTCCATCAGGACCAAATTCGGCGTCAGCCGGGCCTTCGCGCAGGCGCTGCGTGACCAGTCGCCCTACCGCGACATCTACCAGCTGATCGTGCGGATGAAGGCGTACAAGACGCGCCTGAACGCCACATCGCCCGGCAAGCTCAGGAACTTCGACAGCGAGCTCAAGGCCGTCGTCGCCAAGAAGAACGACATTCGCTTCACTTAG